The window CAGCCTCGACGGAGGACTGCCCGCGCACAACACCCGGCGGGTGGACCACGCGGGACGGCCCGGCTTCGGCGCCGCCGCCCGCGGTCTGCGGCTGCTGGCCCGGCACCCGCAGAGCTACGCCGGGGTGCTCGTCGTCGTCGACCTCGGCCACGACCCGGTGGAGACCTACGAGTCGCTGCTCGCCTTCGCCCCGCCCAGCATCGGGCTGCTCCTGCCGCTCGCGAACTGGAGCGCCCCGCCACCCGGCCACCACCCGGACCGGACCCCGTACGCCGACTGGCTCCTCGCCGTCTTCGAGCGCTGGTGGCACGACGGCGTACGGCGCACCCGGATCCGGCTCTTCGAGGAGATCATCGCCCTGTTGCTCGGCCTGCCCGCCGCCACCGAGACCCTCGGGCTCACGCCCGCCGCCACCGCCGTGATCGAGACCGACGGCTCCATCGAACAGGCCGACTCACTGAAATCCGCGTACGAGGGCGCCGCCGCGACCGGGATGACCCTGGACACCCACAGCTTCGACCAGCTCCTCGACCACCCCGGACTCGCCGCCCGCCAGCTCGGACGGGACGCGCTCGCGCCCCGGTGCCGCGCCTGCGAGCTGGTCGACGTGTGCGGCGGCGGGCACTACCCGCACCGCTACCGCGCCGGCGAGGGCTTCCGCCAGCCGTCCGTGTACTGCGCAGACCTCCAGCTGCTGATCCGCCACATCGCCGCCGCCGTCCAGCGCGCCGCCCGGACCTCCGCCGCCGCCCCCGCGACCGAGCCCCCCGCACACCCCCCGGCGGTCGCCTCATGACCGCCGCCCTCACCGCCTTCACCGTCTCCTCGCCCACCCTGCGCGCCCTCGCCTCCACCGAGCCGTCCATGGAGGGCACCCGCCTGGTCCGCGACGTACGCCGCTCCAAGCGCCTGCTCCTGCTGCGCGCGGTCCTCGACGCCGCCCCCGGCGGCCGGTCCGGGGAGACCGCCGACGCCTGGGCCCTGCTGGAGGAGGCCGAACGGCACGACGCCGGCGCCGTGCGCGACGTACTGCACTACCCCGCCACCGGGGTGTGGGCCGAGGAGACCCTGCGCCGGCTGCACGCCCGGTGCGGCCCCCCGGCCGACCTCGGCCACCTCGGGGCCCTCGCCGTCGCCGCCGCCCTGCGCGCCGGGATCGCCTTCACCCACACCCTGCGCCCCCTGCACGGCCGGCTCGTCCTGCCCACCCTCGGTCTGCTGCGCCCGGACCGCCCCGGCCCGCTCGCCCTCACCGAACGCTCCTGGGACCCCGACGACCCCGCCACCGTGCCCCTGCACAGCCTGCCGGGAGGCAGGACCGCCCTCGACGACCTCGACCCCTACCGGGCGCCCGGCCCGGCGCAGCAGGCCCAGGTCCGCCCCGCCCGCCGGCTCACCCCCAAGGGCCACAAGCGGTGGGACACCCAGTGGTCCGGCGCGCTCACCCTGCTCCAGCGCTACGACACCGTCCGCGCGGAGGAGACCGTACAGCTGCTGCGCTCCGTCGTACCGCTGGCCGTCGGCTCCCGCTCCAGCGGCGCCACCCTCCCCGCCGCCGCCGGTTCCGTACTGGCCCGCGCCCAGGCACCGCCAGCGCTCGCCGCGACCCTCGTCCACGAGGTCCAGCACGGCAAACTGGCCGCGCTGGCCGACGTCCTGACCCTGCACACCGCCGACCGCACGCCCCGTCACTGGGCCCCGTGGCGCAGCGACCCCCGCCCGCTGGAGGGCCTGCTGCACGGCGCCTACGCCCACCTGGCGCTCGCCGGGTACTGGCAGCGCGCCGCCCTCTACGGGGCCCGAGGCGCCTGGGCCCAGCACGCCCGGATCCGCGCCCAGGTCGCCGCGGTCCTGCCCGCGCTGCGGGAGCACGAAGGACTGACTGCAGCCGGACGGGAGTTCACCGAAGCGATGGCCGCCGCCGAGCGCGCGATGGACGACCTCCCGCCCCCCGGCGACCAGCACGCCGCGGCCCGCCGGGCCATCGACCGCGAACGCCGCGCCTGGTGCGAGGCACACCCCGAACTCGCACCGTTCGCACAGGGCTGACGGACCGTCCGCTGCGGTACCTTTCAAGCCCGTCCACCGCCCGCATTCAGGGAGACGGCCCGATGACCACCGGTAGTCGCCAGGACCGTGAACCGGCGGCGCAGCAGCCGCCCCAGCCGCCCCAGCCGCAGCGATTCGTCATCAGCTTCGCGGGGTTCAACCGTCCCTGGGCGGTGTGGATCGCCCACCGCCTGGAGGAGCACGGCCACCGCGTCGCCCTCCAGCGCTGGGACCCCCAGAGCACTCCCGGCATCGGCCAGGCCCTCGACGACCTGGCCCGCTCCGGCAGCCGGGTCCTCCTCGTCCTCAGCGAGCGCTACTTCTCCGCCGGCACCCACACCGAGGAGGAGTGGAACACGGCCCTGCGCGCCGTCACCGACCGCCACCCCGACCGGTTCGCCGCGGTCTGCCTCACCGACGCCCCGCTGCCCAGCGCCGTCGCCGTACTGGAGAAGACCGACCTGTGGGGCCTGGACGCCTACGAGGCCGAGTACCGCGTGCTGCGCCGCCTGGAGCTGCCCACCGAACGGATCGGCACCGAGACCGGCCGCCGCGGGCCGCGCTTCCCCAACGATCCGCCGGAGATCTGGGGGCGCGTCCCGCGCCGCAACCCGCGCTTCACCGGCCGCAACGACGTCATCGGCACCCTGCGCGAGGCGCTCGCCGAGGCCCCGCCCGGCGCGTCCACCGTCACCCTGCTCGGGCTCTCCGGCGTCGGCAAGACCCAGGTCGCCACCGAGTACGCGTACCGCTTCGCCTCCGAGTACGACGTGGTGTGGTGGGTCCCCGCCGAGGACCGGCCCACCCTGCGCGAACGCCTCGCCGACCTGGCCCCGGCGCTCGGGCTGCCGCGCGGGGCGGGCAGTTACGGCGAGCAGATCCGGGCCGTCCTCGAAGCGCTGCGGCGCGGAAATCCGTACGGCCGCTGGCTGATGGTCTTCGACGGCTGCGACAACCCGGACGACCTGATCGACCTGCTGCCCTCCGGCGCGGGCGACGTGATCATCACCTCGCGCAACCGCGAGTGGGCCGCCCGCCACACCAGCCTCGTCGAGGTCCCGCTCTACGCCCGCCCCGAGTCGATCACCTTCATCCGCCGCCGGGCCCTGCGCCTGACCGCCGACGAGGCCGACCAGCTCGCCGAGGCGCTGGAGGACTACCCGCTGGCCCTCGACCAGACCGCCGGCTGGCTCGCCGACTCCCCGCTGCCGGTGGGCGACTACCTCGTCCTTCTCCAGCACCGGATGGACTCCCACGAGGCCGTCGCGATCTCCGAGGACTACCCCCTCCCCTTCCCCACCGCCCTCGCCATACTGCTCAACAACGTCCGCGAGAACTTCCCCGACGCCCTCGCCCTGCTGCGGCTGTTCGTCTTCTTCGCGCCAGGCCCGGTGCCGCTGCGGCTGCTGCGCGAGTTCCCCGCCGACGACGTGCCCGAACAGCTCGCCGGGCTGATCAACGACCAGATCCGGTGGAACGCCGCCCTGAACAAGCTCGTCCAGTTCTCCGTGGTGCGGCTGGAGTACTCGGACCTCGCCGTGGAGGAGGGCGGCGGCGGGCTGGAGACCGTCCAGCTGCACCGCATGGTCCACGGCATCGTCCGCGAGAACCTCTCCGAGGCGGAGGCCGAACCCCTTTCGCGCGCCGTGCGCCAGGTCCTCGCCGCCGCCGACCCCGGCCGGCCCTCCGACGCCCGGCTCTGGCCCCGGTACGCCGAACTCATCCCGCACCTGGCCACCTCCGGGGTGCTCACCAGCAGCAACCCGCGCATCCAGAACTTCCTGCTGCACTGCCTGCGCTACCTGATCCTCGCCGGCGAGTACCGCACCTGCCTGCGGCTCTCCGAGGAGACCGACCTGATCTGGCGGGCCCTGCTCGGCGAGGACCACCCCAAGGTCCGCGAGCTCAGCTACCAGTACGGCGAAGCCCTGCGCAACCTCGGGCTCTTCCGGCGGGCCGAGACCCTCACCCGCGCCCGCGCCGACCGGCTCGCCGGGGAACGCGGCGACCGCGACCTGGAGACCCTGCGCGCCACCAGCTCGTACGGCGGGGTCCTGCTGTGCATCGCCCGCTTCGAACCGGCCCGCGAGATCTTCGAGCACTGCCTGGGCACCTACCGCGAACTCCTCGGCGAGGACGACTCCACCACGCTCGCCGCCCAGAACAACCTGGCCGCCACCTACCGCCTGCTCGGCCGCTACCAGGACGCCTACGACCTCGACCTGGACACGCTGCGCCGCCGCGAGCGGGTACTGCGGACCCACCACATCTCCACCCTCTCCTCCGGGATCGCCTGCGCCATGGGCCTTCGGCTGATGGGCCGCTACCACGAGGCGCAGACCCGGCAGGAACAGGGCGTGAAGATCAACACGCAGGTGCTGGGCCTGGAACACCCGCAGACCCTGCGCGCCGAGCACAACCTCGGGATGTGCCTGCGCCGCTCCGGCGACATCCCCGGCGCGGGCCTGCGGCTGCGGACCGTGTGGGAGCGGGCCACCCGGGTCTTCGGCGCCGACTACCCGTGGACCCTGATGGTCGCCTCCGACTACGCCACCTACCTCAGGGAGTACGGGGACATCGGCGAGGCCCGCCGGATCTCCGAGGACGTGGTCCGCGGCTACCAGTCCCAGCTGGGCCTCGCCCACCCGTACAGCATCGGCACGGTCGGCAACCTCGGCCTCGTCCTGCGGGCGCAGGGCGAACGCACGGAGGCCCTCTCCCTCGCGGAGCAGGCGCTGGTCGGCATGCGGGGCGCGCTCGGCGACCGGCACCCCTGGACGCTGGGCTGCGCCCTGAACGCCACCGGACACCGCAGCATCACGGGGCGGCTGGAGGACGCGCTGGACCTCAGCCGGGAGACGCTGCGCACGGCCGAGCGGGTACTGGGCCCGGACCACCCGATGGCCCTGAGCGCCCAGATCGCCCTGGCGGCGGACCTCCGGTCGGTGCGGGAGTACGAGGAGGCGGCGAAGCACGAGGACGCGGGCATCCGCGGCCTGACCCGCACACTGGGAGCCCAGCACGTCCACACGGTCTCGGCGAAGCAACAGACCCGGCCGTACTGGGACTTCGAGCCCCAGCCGTAGGGGTGCGGGGCGGCGGTACGGGGCCCACGCGTGCGGGGCCTCCACCCCCGCGGCACCGGACTCGGCGACAGGGGCGGGCAGAAGGCCTCGGCCTTCACGTCTCCGCGCGACTACTGTGCTGGTGATGATCGTCGCGACCGACCGGGGGAGCTGAGTCGTGCTGACCACCACGCACCCGCCGTAGGTGCCTCTGGAAAGTCCGGAGGGCCTACGGAGGCTCTCGATGTCCCGAACTGTCCGCACGACTCCCACGCGACTCCGCATCCAGGAGGGCGCATCGGAGTCCATGTCGCTGTACGACCTGCGCTATGCGCATGCCGAACTGGCCCTGGCCGCCCGCGAAGGCCGTCGCCCCGCCCCGGCGAAGACACTGCGCCGGATCACCTCTTGGCAGTGGATGGTGCTCTCCTGCAGGACGGGTTCGTTTTCCGGCGAGATCGCTACGGCCGAGGGCCGCGCCCGGCTCCAGGGTCGGCTCCACGCCCAGCGGATCCGTGGACTGCACCGCGCCGGCCACGAACTCGACGACGCGGACATGCCGCCGGTCCGCCACCGTCATGACGGGCTCTGGAACGCCTGGTAGAGGCGAAGCGTCGGAAGCGGGCGAGACTTTCGTCTCCCGCCTCGCGAGCCTCACGCGACGAAAGTCGCGGGCACGATCATCCTCCGTGGGGAGGAGGCCGCCGCCCCGGGCGCCTAGCGTGATCCGTATGACCAGTGACATGGGGGACGGTATCGACGGGGCAAGGTGGCGGACCGCGCTGGGCGTTGTGGCGGGAATCCTCGTCGCGGCGGCCGTGTGCGGGGTCTTCTGGTGGCAGGGCTGGAACCTGCCCTTCACCGCGGCCTGGCTGTCCGGCAAGGCCGCCGTGAAGGTGGGCTTCTTCATCGCCGCCGGAGGCCTCGCCGGTGTGACCGTGTGGTGGCAGGGGCGCCGTGCGTCGCGGTCCGCGCCGCCCGAGGAGACCGGCCGGGGCGCTCGCTGACCGGTCCGGCACGAACGGCCGGAAGGCCCGGCTCCCTCAGGGGAGCCGGGCCTTCCGTGCTGCTGGGGTCGGGGCCTAGGCCTCGAAGACCTCGTTCAGCAGGAGCTGCTGCTCCGCCTGGTGGCGCTTCGCGGAACCCACCGCCGGGGACGAGCCGTGCGGGCGCGAGATGCGCCGCAGGCGCTCGCCCGCCGGGACGTCCGCGCCGACCGCCAGGTCGAGGTGGTCGATCAGGTTCAGCGCGATGAACGGCCACGCACCCTGGTTCGCCGGCTCCTCCTGGGCCCAGATGTACTTCGCCGCGTTCGGGAACTTGGCGATCTCCGCCTGGAGTTCCGTGCCCGCCAGCGGGTACAGCCGCTCGATGCGGATGATCGCGGTGTCCGTGATGCCGCGCTTCTCGCGCTCGGCCTCCAGGTCGTAGTA is drawn from Streptomyces sp. NBC_01232 and contains these coding sequences:
- a CDS encoding FxsB family cyclophane-forming radical SAM/SPASM peptide maturase, with the translated sequence MARSVTSDSPLPAPGNPGPPPHPAPAPAAAPDPTTPHPDPVPAAADAPAPAPAPDPVVERQREQQRHARNAPWPYLRLDVAAARAAGHRPHPIRQFVLKTRSRCNLACTYCYVYEMADQGWRDQPPAMTPATAARAAQRIAEHAAAHDLPRVDLVLHGGEPLLTSPAELAAPVDAVRAAVAGTAPRTRVTATVQTNGTLLTRGRLAALAAAGIRVGVSLDGGLPAHNTRRVDHAGRPGFGAAARGLRLLARHPQSYAGVLVVVDLGHDPVETYESLLAFAPPSIGLLLPLANWSAPPPGHHPDRTPYADWLLAVFERWWHDGVRRTRIRLFEEIIALLLGLPAATETLGLTPAATAVIETDGSIEQADSLKSAYEGAAATGMTLDTHSFDQLLDHPGLAARQLGRDALAPRCRACELVDVCGGGHYPHRYRAGEGFRQPSVYCADLQLLIRHIAAAVQRAARTSAAAPATEPPAHPPAVAS
- a CDS encoding aKG-HExxH-type peptide beta-hydroxylase, which translates into the protein MTAALTAFTVSSPTLRALASTEPSMEGTRLVRDVRRSKRLLLLRAVLDAAPGGRSGETADAWALLEEAERHDAGAVRDVLHYPATGVWAEETLRRLHARCGPPADLGHLGALAVAAALRAGIAFTHTLRPLHGRLVLPTLGLLRPDRPGPLALTERSWDPDDPATVPLHSLPGGRTALDDLDPYRAPGPAQQAQVRPARRLTPKGHKRWDTQWSGALTLLQRYDTVRAEETVQLLRSVVPLAVGSRSSGATLPAAAGSVLARAQAPPALAATLVHEVQHGKLAALADVLTLHTADRTPRHWAPWRSDPRPLEGLLHGAYAHLALAGYWQRAALYGARGAWAQHARIRAQVAAVLPALREHEGLTAAGREFTEAMAAAERAMDDLPPPGDQHAAARRAIDRERRAWCEAHPELAPFAQG
- the fxsT gene encoding FxSxx-COOH system tetratricopeptide repeat protein, which translates into the protein MTTGSRQDREPAAQQPPQPPQPQRFVISFAGFNRPWAVWIAHRLEEHGHRVALQRWDPQSTPGIGQALDDLARSGSRVLLVLSERYFSAGTHTEEEWNTALRAVTDRHPDRFAAVCLTDAPLPSAVAVLEKTDLWGLDAYEAEYRVLRRLELPTERIGTETGRRGPRFPNDPPEIWGRVPRRNPRFTGRNDVIGTLREALAEAPPGASTVTLLGLSGVGKTQVATEYAYRFASEYDVVWWVPAEDRPTLRERLADLAPALGLPRGAGSYGEQIRAVLEALRRGNPYGRWLMVFDGCDNPDDLIDLLPSGAGDVIITSRNREWAARHTSLVEVPLYARPESITFIRRRALRLTADEADQLAEALEDYPLALDQTAGWLADSPLPVGDYLVLLQHRMDSHEAVAISEDYPLPFPTALAILLNNVRENFPDALALLRLFVFFAPGPVPLRLLREFPADDVPEQLAGLINDQIRWNAALNKLVQFSVVRLEYSDLAVEEGGGGLETVQLHRMVHGIVRENLSEAEAEPLSRAVRQVLAAADPGRPSDARLWPRYAELIPHLATSGVLTSSNPRIQNFLLHCLRYLILAGEYRTCLRLSEETDLIWRALLGEDHPKVRELSYQYGEALRNLGLFRRAETLTRARADRLAGERGDRDLETLRATSSYGGVLLCIARFEPAREIFEHCLGTYRELLGEDDSTTLAAQNNLAATYRLLGRYQDAYDLDLDTLRRRERVLRTHHISTLSSGIACAMGLRLMGRYHEAQTRQEQGVKINTQVLGLEHPQTLRAEHNLGMCLRRSGDIPGAGLRLRTVWERATRVFGADYPWTLMVASDYATYLREYGDIGEARRISEDVVRGYQSQLGLAHPYSIGTVGNLGLVLRAQGERTEALSLAEQALVGMRGALGDRHPWTLGCALNATGHRSITGRLEDALDLSRETLRTAERVLGPDHPMALSAQIALAADLRSVREYEEAAKHEDAGIRGLTRTLGAQHVHTVSAKQQTRPYWDFEPQP